DNA sequence from the SAR202 cluster bacterium genome:
TTTTTGTATTTCCGGACCGCCGGGGAAACCCAGGCCCAGGATTCGGGCCGCCTTATCGAAGCCTTCGCCGGCGGCGTCATCGCGGGTGCGTCCCAGGAGCCGGTACTGGCCGTGGCCGCTCATCAGCACCAGGTCTGTGTGGCCTCCCGAGGCGATGAGGCATAGAAGGGGAAAGCCCGGATCAAGATCAGGCTTTTCCTTCTCCAGCCAGGCGGCGTAGATGTGGCCCTCCAGATGATTTATTCCTACCATTGGGACGTTTAACCCCAGGGCCATACTTTTTGCCAGATTCACGCCTATAAGCAAGGACCCGGCTAGTCCGGGGCCGTGGGTTACGGCGATGGCGTCTATGTCCTCCAAGGAGAGATGCGCTTTCGACAGGGCCTCTTTAACCACGGGCATGGCCTGCAGCACGTGCTGCCGAGAAGCGACCTCCGGCACCACGCCGCCGAATCGCCTATGGATGTCGACCTGGGAGGAGATGACGTTGGACACAAGCCGGCGGCCGTCTTCCACCACAGCAACCGCGGTCTCGTCGCAAGAAGTTTCGATGCCAAGAATCTTCATAGCACCAGTATAAGCAGAACTCGTGCCTTAACTGAAGGGCCTGATGTCACCGCTGGTTAACTTTGCAGCCCCTTGCGTCCTCTGTTATCATCGGCTCAAAGGGAGGTTATCTGGATATGGAGGAGAGCGATTATCTAAAGCTAGGCCTATTCATACTCTGCGTAGTCCTTTCCTCTTTCTTTTCCACCTCCGAGACCTCCTTTATTTCTCTGCAAAAGGTGCGCCTGGTACATCTAGCCAGGACAGGCGCCCCCGGGGCTAAGCGGGTGCTTCATATGGCTGAGAGACCGGAGCGGCTTCTAGCCACAGTACTGACGGGCAACAACCTGGCAAACACAGCAGCCGCCGCTCTGGGGACAGCCATTGCCATATCTCTTTTAGGGAACACCGGCTCCGCAGTTATCATAGCTACTGTCATAGTGACCGTGGTGCTTTTGATTTTTGCTGAAGCCCTACCCAAAACCCTGGCCACGCGGCGCGCCGAGAAGATGGCTTTTCTTCTAGTGCGTCCCCTGCAACTGGTCGAGTGGGTTTTGCTTCCGGCGGTATGGCTTCTTGACTGGGCTGTTTCCGCCATAGCCCGCCTCTTTGGCACCCACGCCCGGGCTACCATGGTTACAGAGCAGGAGATACGCAGCCTGATATATGCGGGGAAGGAAGCCGGCTCTATGGAGGCTACCGAGGCGGAGATGCTGGAGAAGGTTTTCCATTTTGGAGACCGGCAAGTGTACGAGATTATGACGCCCAGGCCGGAGATTGTCTGGGTAGAAGACCAGAACACCCTTCAGGAGTTCCTGGCACTTTACGGGCAGAACCAGCACACTCGCTTTCCGGTGTTTCGATATAGCGTGGACAACGTGGTGGGGACGCTTTCCGCCAAGGACGTTTTGAAGGCTATGAGCGAGGGTGTGTTGAGGCCTCAGGACCGGGTGTCCAGCCTGTCGCGCCCCGCGTTCTTTGTGCCCGAAACCAAGGGCGTGGGAGTCCTGTTCACGGAGATGCGGGAGCGCGGCGAGTCTATGGCTATCATCGCGGACGAGTTTGGCGGCGTGGCGGGGATTGTGACCATAAAACAGCTCATGGAGGTTATAGTGGGGCCGGTGGGGGAGGAGGGGCAGCCTCTGGAGGAGCAGTTTGAGGCTATCAACGAGAACACCTATCTCATCGATGCGTCCATGAGCATCGAGGCGGCCAACCAGCTCCTGTCGATCAACCTGCCGGAGGGCGATTACCAGACAGTGGCG
Encoded proteins:
- the tsaD gene encoding tRNA (adenosine(37)-N6)-threonylcarbamoyltransferase complex transferase subunit TsaD, which gives rise to MKILGIETSCDETAVAVVEDGRRLVSNVISSQVDIHRRFGGVVPEVASRQHVLQAMPVVKEALSKAHLSLEDIDAIAVTHGPGLAGSLLIGVNLAKSMALGLNVPMVGINHLEGHIYAAWLEKEKPDLDPGFPLLCLIASGGHTDLVLMSGHGQYRLLGRTRDDAAGEGFDKAARILGLGFPGGPEIQKAAQGSQPNLKLPRAWLKDTHDFSFSGLKTALLHQAQSQKLYPPQDMDEGLRKELVRSLAAAFQESVVDVIVTKTLEAAAEYKARGVVLGGGVTANAMLREVFRSRASLPVLIPSPVLCTDNGAMVGACGYFQLSRGREDHLGLDVDPALSIG
- a CDS encoding HlyC/CorC family transporter, with the protein product MEESDYLKLGLFILCVVLSSFFSTSETSFISLQKVRLVHLARTGAPGAKRVLHMAERPERLLATVLTGNNLANTAAAALGTAIAISLLGNTGSAVIIATVIVTVVLLIFAEALPKTLATRRAEKMAFLLVRPLQLVEWVLLPAVWLLDWAVSAIARLFGTHARATMVTEQEIRSLIYAGKEAGSMEATEAEMLEKVFHFGDRQVYEIMTPRPEIVWVEDQNTLQEFLALYGQNQHTRFPVFRYSVDNVVGTLSAKDVLKAMSEGVLRPQDRVSSLSRPAFFVPETKGVGVLFTEMRERGESMAIIADEFGGVAGIVTIKQLMEVIVGPVGEEGQPLEEQFEAINENTYLIDASMSIEAANQLLSINLPEGDYQTVAGLLLERLGRIPSQSDYLDYADLRITVKAMDGLKIDEVEVQKRARVAGGRVG